One Coriobacteriia bacterium genomic window carries:
- a CDS encoding AbrB/MazE/SpoVT family DNA-binding domain-containing protein: protein MHDTGIVRRVDDLGRIVIPMELRRTLGIKVKDPLAIFVEGDRIILQKHKDVCAICGAADSTMVTVSDRPVCEACTSAIRAL, encoded by the coding sequence ATGCACGACACCGGCATCGTGAGAAGGGTCGACGACCTGGGTCGCATCGTGATTCCCATGGAGCTGCGTCGCACCCTGGGCATCAAGGTCAAGGACCCGCTCGCCATCTTCGTGGAGGGGGATCGCATCATCTTGCAGAAGCACAAGGACGTCTGTGCGATCTGCGGTGCCGCCGACTCGACCATGGTCACCGTCAGCGACAGGCCCGTGTGCGAGGCCTGTACCTCTGCGATTCGCGCGCTCTGA
- a CDS encoding DUF362 domain-containing protein yields the protein MSDDRIDEVEERQLILRDKAAREGFDIPEEVLDYIADKYALPQTLKGALINVQAYASRRGMPVTLDVARLVLDGIRPAAVVVEVPERGEVVEHEATDDSPSTPEPVTEAAQDLAAGEQLTSDAVSSSLEDALSAVLGATVVASVDDVVSVPNGTLFEEPQVPVPAPSPAPVHEVSLPPAPVPGPAPAFVTPPAPKPAAALVWFAPVRTTKKESLVARAGRLLQRAGLENTIDDGDLVAVKLHFGEEGNTGFVSPVFLREVVRLVREAGGKPFLTDSNTLYRGKRANAVDHMGCAVRNGFSFATVEAPIVIADGLDGRDAVDVPISGYAHFDSVRIGSTAAHADALVVVTHFKGHEATGFGGALKNVGMGLGCRSAKQRMHSDLKPQVGAEKCTACGKCVSWCPVDAIAITPDRIARIDYERCYGCGECVAACPYAAIAIQWKTEPGAIQEKIVEHVAGAVSGKDGKVIYLSFVMNVSPDCDCWHFSDASIVSDVGILASTDIVAIDQAAFDLVQRAAGLPGTQGDGLESGTDKFAAVTGIDGTIGLAYAEAHGLGTRNYELRTLD from the coding sequence GTGTCTGACGACAGAATCGATGAGGTTGAGGAACGGCAGCTCATCCTGAGGGACAAAGCGGCCCGCGAGGGCTTCGACATCCCCGAGGAGGTCCTCGACTACATCGCCGACAAGTACGCTCTTCCACAGACGCTCAAGGGCGCGCTCATCAATGTGCAGGCGTATGCCTCGCGCCGGGGCATGCCCGTGACCCTCGATGTCGCTCGGCTGGTGCTCGACGGGATACGGCCTGCCGCGGTGGTCGTGGAGGTGCCGGAGCGCGGCGAGGTTGTCGAGCACGAGGCCACCGACGACTCGCCGTCCACACCGGAGCCGGTCACAGAAGCCGCTCAGGATCTGGCCGCCGGCGAACAGCTGACGAGCGATGCGGTGTCCTCCTCGCTTGAGGACGCGCTATCGGCAGTGCTCGGCGCAACGGTCGTGGCGTCGGTGGATGATGTGGTGTCCGTCCCCAACGGTACGCTGTTCGAGGAGCCGCAGGTCCCGGTTCCCGCTCCGTCCCCGGCTCCCGTCCATGAGGTCTCCTTGCCGCCTGCGCCCGTGCCCGGGCCTGCGCCAGCGTTTGTCACGCCGCCTGCGCCCAAACCCGCTGCGGCCTTGGTGTGGTTCGCGCCGGTACGCACGACGAAGAAGGAGTCGCTCGTGGCCCGTGCCGGGCGGCTGCTGCAGCGAGCGGGACTTGAGAACACCATCGATGACGGCGACCTTGTCGCGGTCAAGCTCCATTTCGGCGAGGAGGGCAACACCGGGTTCGTGAGCCCTGTGTTCCTTCGCGAAGTGGTTCGTCTCGTCAGGGAAGCCGGCGGTAAACCGTTCCTCACCGATTCGAACACGCTCTATCGCGGGAAGCGCGCGAACGCTGTCGACCACATGGGATGCGCGGTGCGCAACGGCTTCTCCTTCGCGACCGTGGAGGCACCCATCGTGATCGCGGACGGGCTTGACGGCAGGGACGCCGTCGATGTCCCTATCAGCGGATACGCGCATTTCGACAGTGTGCGCATCGGATCGACGGCAGCCCACGCGGATGCCCTCGTGGTCGTGACCCACTTCAAGGGACATGAGGCCACGGGGTTCGGCGGGGCGCTGAAGAACGTCGGAATGGGTTTGGGGTGTCGCAGCGCCAAACAGCGCATGCACTCGGACCTCAAGCCGCAGGTCGGCGCCGAGAAGTGCACCGCATGCGGCAAGTGCGTGAGCTGGTGCCCGGTCGATGCCATCGCGATCACGCCGGACCGCATCGCCCGCATCGACTACGAACGGTGCTACGGATGCGGCGAGTGTGTGGCTGCGTGTCCGTACGCTGCTATCGCCATTCAGTGGAAGACCGAGCCCGGCGCGATCCAGGAGAAGATCGTCGAACACGTTGCCGGCGCGGTCAGCGGCAAGGACGGCAAGGTCATCTACCTCTCCTTCGTGATGAACGTGTCCCCCGACTGTGATTGCTGGCATTTCAGTGACGCGAGCATCGTCTCCGATGTCGGAATACTGGCTTCAACGGACATCGTCGCCATCGACCAGGCGGCATTCGACCTCGTCCAACGGGCTGCGGGTCTGCCAGGGACGCAAGGCGATGGTCTCGAGTCCGGTACGGACAAGTTCGCAGCCGTCACCGGAATCGATGGCACGATCGGTTTGGCCTATGCCGAGGCGCATGGCCTTGGCACCAGAAACTACGAGCTGCGCACGCTCGACTGA
- the rsmI gene encoding 16S rRNA (cytidine(1402)-2'-O)-methyltransferase → MAPESGRLSVCATPIGNLGDVTLRVIETLRGADVILAEDTRVTHKLLAHYDITTPLERFDEHTAARRTPEVVSRVRAGAWLALVSDAGTPGVSDPGSTLVAAALDAGVLVEVLPGASAVPAALVASGLPTHAFYFGGFLPRKAGERRRLFDGLASLDATLVFYESPHRTAVSLMALAEAFPARTGAMARELTKLHEEVVRAPLPELAAQIGARETLKGEVVLLVGPPAAGEAEVEIDEAAVRARVDALVATGASRNAAVKTVAGELGLARNAVYAIAHAKS, encoded by the coding sequence GTGGCGCCTGAGAGCGGTCGGCTGTCAGTCTGTGCGACGCCGATAGGCAACCTCGGTGACGTGACTCTTCGCGTCATCGAGACCCTGCGTGGCGCGGACGTCATCCTTGCGGAGGACACGCGCGTCACCCACAAGCTTCTCGCGCACTACGACATCACGACCCCCCTCGAGCGCTTTGACGAACACACGGCAGCGCGTCGCACCCCCGAGGTGGTCTCACGTGTACGGGCCGGTGCCTGGCTCGCCCTTGTCTCGGACGCGGGCACGCCGGGCGTGAGCGATCCCGGATCGACGCTGGTTGCAGCCGCGCTCGATGCGGGCGTCTTGGTCGAGGTGCTGCCGGGCGCGTCGGCTGTGCCGGCGGCGCTGGTGGCCAGCGGGTTGCCTACGCACGCGTTCTACTTCGGGGGGTTCCTTCCTCGCAAGGCAGGGGAGCGACGCCGGTTGTTCGACGGGCTCGCATCGCTTGACGCGACTCTCGTGTTCTACGAGTCACCCCATCGGACCGCTGTCTCGCTGATGGCGCTGGCGGAGGCGTTCCCCGCGCGGACGGGAGCCATGGCGCGCGAGCTCACCAAGCTTCACGAGGAGGTCGTCCGAGCTCCTCTGCCCGAGCTGGCCGCGCAGATAGGTGCCCGCGAGACGCTCAAGGGCGAGGTGGTCTTGCTGGTAGGCCCTCCTGCGGCAGGTGAGGCCGAGGTTGAGATCGATGAGGCCGCCGTGCGCGCTCGGGTCGATGCGTTGGTGGCGACAGGAGCATCGCGTAACGCCGCCGTGAAGACCGTCGCCGGTGAGCTGGGGCTTGCGCGCAACGCCGTCTACGCGATCGCCCACGCCAAGAGCTGA
- a CDS encoding ROK family protein translates to MRTTYAVGIDVGGTRIAAGLVERKGRIVKEAKRLTPKGGPFAVVDAVIDLAAEVTSGVHPSEVAGAGIGLPAQVDFLRQEVEFCTNLPLAGVDVRSLVMSRTRSEVTIDNDGHLAAFGESRYGAAKGARDFLMITLGTGVGGGMWVAGEPYRGSRGLGGEIGHMVIDLDGPECPCGGRGHLEAFLGRPALAAKGQAAARAFSGRAILDAAGGDIEAVTAEAVVMAARGGDAVARAILVEAGEVLGRALVGFVNLLNPRLICIGGGIGESADVLVERAVQVMQAEALAGRRDVEVVPAVLGNDAGVLGAAALAFDEHDSREGLHR, encoded by the coding sequence ATGCGTACGACGTACGCCGTAGGTATCGATGTGGGGGGAACGCGCATTGCGGCCGGGCTCGTGGAGCGCAAGGGACGCATCGTCAAGGAGGCCAAGCGCCTCACCCCCAAAGGCGGGCCGTTCGCCGTCGTGGATGCGGTGATCGACCTCGCCGCAGAGGTGACCTCGGGGGTCCATCCTTCTGAAGTCGCGGGCGCCGGTATCGGCCTCCCGGCTCAGGTCGACTTCCTGCGGCAGGAAGTCGAATTCTGCACGAACCTGCCGCTGGCCGGGGTCGATGTCCGTTCGCTTGTGATGTCTCGCACGCGCAGCGAGGTGACCATCGACAACGACGGACATCTCGCAGCGTTCGGAGAGTCACGCTATGGCGCCGCCAAGGGTGCGCGCGACTTCCTCATGATCACGCTTGGCACGGGTGTCGGCGGAGGAATGTGGGTCGCCGGCGAGCCGTACCGCGGGTCGCGCGGGCTCGGTGGCGAGATAGGACACATGGTCATCGATCTTGATGGGCCGGAGTGCCCCTGCGGCGGGCGCGGCCACCTTGAAGCGTTTCTCGGCCGACCGGCACTGGCGGCCAAAGGGCAGGCGGCCGCCCGTGCGTTCTCCGGGCGGGCGATACTCGACGCGGCGGGCGGCGACATCGAGGCCGTGACCGCCGAGGCCGTGGTGATGGCGGCTCGCGGTGGCGACGCGGTGGCGCGCGCGATCCTGGTGGAGGCCGGAGAGGTTCTTGGTAGGGCGCTGGTCGGTTTCGTCAACCTGTTGAATCCGCGCCTCATCTGCATCGGTGGCGGTATCGGAGAGTCGGCCGACGTGCTCGTCGAGCGGGCGGTGCAGGTGATGCAGGCCGAGGCGCTCGCCGGGCGCCGTGATGTCGAGGTCGTGCCCGCGGTCCTCGGCAACGACGCGGGCGTGCTCGGTGCGGCCGCCCTCGCGTTCGACGAACATGACTCTCGGGAGGGCCTGCACCGGTAG